Proteins from one Aspergillus nidulans FGSC A4 chromosome VIII genomic window:
- a CDS encoding protein kish (transcript_id=CADANIAT00001260), which yields MSALFNFQSLLLVFLLIICTSAYAHSIMPGIMDRNQNGFFGIFWKCARIGERLSPYVSICCVLMAVSIFFGG from the exons ATG TCGGCTCTATTCAATTTTCAGtccctcctcctcgtttTCCTTCTCATAATCTGCACGAGTGCATATGCTCATTCGATCATGCCCGGGATCATGGACCGCAACCAGAATGG CTTCTTCGGTATCTTTTGGAAATGCGCTCGAATAGGAGAACGATTGAGCCCATATGTTAGCATATGTTGTGTTCTGATGGCT gtctccatcttctttgGTGGTTGA